A DNA window from Salarias fasciatus chromosome 23 unlocalized genomic scaffold, fSalaFa1.1 super_scaffold_20, whole genome shotgun sequence contains the following coding sequences:
- the LOC115383778 gene encoding H(+)/Cl(-) exchange transporter 4 gives MDAGEGVSAATPTEEMNGAGNLMDFLDEPFPDVGTYEDFHTIDWLREKSRDTDRHRKITSKSKESIWELIKSLLDAWSGWVVMLLIGLLSGTLAGVIDLAVDWMTDLKEGVCLSAFWYSHEQCCWTSNETTFDDRDKCPQWQKWAELMTGHAEGAGAYVLNYFLYVLWALLFSFLAVSLVRVFAPYACGSGIPEIKTILSGFIIRGYLGKWTLLIKTVTLVLAVSSGLSLGKEGPLVHVACCCGNLFCSLFSKYSKNEGKRREVLSAAAAAGVSVAFGAPIGGVLFSLEEVSYYFPLKTLWRSFFAALVAAFTLRSINPFGNSRLVLFYVEYHTPWYMAELVPFILLGVFGGLWGTLFIRANIAWCRRRKTTQLGKYPVLEVIAVTGITAVLAYPNPYTRRSTSELISELFNDCGALESSQLCDYINNPNMSRPVDDIPDRPAGPGVYNALWQLALALIFKIVITIFTFGMKIPSGLFIPSMAVGAIAGRIVGIAVEQMAYHHHDWIIFKNWCRPGADCVTPGLYAMVGAAACLGGVTRMTVSLVVIMFELTGGLEYIVPLMAAAVTSKWVADAFGKEGIYESHIQLNGYPYLDVRDEFTHRTLATDVMRPRRNDPPLAVLTQDSTTVEDVETLIKDTDYNGFPVVVSRESERLIGFVQRRDLTLAIKNARQKQDGVVSSSVVYFTEDAPQLPASNPQPLKLRRILNLSPFTVTDHTPMETVVDIFRKLGLRQCLVTRSGRLLGIITKKDVLRHMAQMMNQDPESIMFN, from the exons ATGGACGCCGGAGAAG GTGTCAGCGCTGCCACGCCCACAGAAGAGATGAACGGAGCCGGAAACCTGATGGATTTCCTGGACGAGCCTTTTCCCGACGTGGGCACGTACGAAGACTTCCACACCATCGACTGGCTGAGGGAGAAGTCCAGGGACACTGACCGCCATCGCAAG ATCACCAGTAAGAGCAAAGAGTCCATCTGGGAGCTGATCAAGAGCCTACTGGACGCCTGGTCAGGATGGGTGGTGATGCTGCTCATCGGACTCCTCTCAG gcaCTCTGGCCGGCGTGATCGACCTGGCGGTGGACTGGATGACGGACCTCAAGGAGGGCGTGTGCCTTTCGGCCTTTTGGTACAGCCACGAGCAGTGCTGCTGGACGTCCAACGAGACGACGTTCGACGACCGCGACAAGTGTCCGCAGTGGCAGAAATGGGCCGAGCTGATGACCGGCCACGCTGAG GGGGCGGGCGCATACGTGTTGAACTACTTCCTCTATGTTCTGTGGGCTCTGCTCTTTTCCTTCCTGGCGGTGTCGCTGGTGCGAGTGTTTGCGCCGTACGCTTGCGGTTCAGGAATCCCAGAG ATCAAGACGATCCTCAGCGGCTTCATCATCCGGGGCTACCTGGGGAAGTGGACCCTGCTGATCAAGACCGTGACCCTGGTTCTGGCGGTGTCGTCGGGCCTCAGCCTGGGGAAGGAGGGTCCTCTGGTCCACGTGGCCTGCTGCTGCGGAAACCTCTTCTGCAGCCTCTTCTCCAAGTACAGCAAGAACGAGGGCAAGCGCAGAGAG GTGttgtcggcggcggcggcggctggagtgtCGGTGGCTTTTGGAGCGCCTATCGGAGGAGTTTTGTTCAGCCTGGAGGAG GTCAGTTATTATTTCCCTCTGAAGACGCTGTGGCGTTCCTTCTTTGCCGCTCTGGTCGCCGCCTTCACGCTGCGCTCCATCAACCCGTTCGGAAACAGCCGCCTGGTGCTGTTCTACGTGGAGTACCACACGCCGTGGTACATGGCCGAGCTGGTGCCGTTCATCCTGCTGGGCGTGTTCGGAGGCCTGTGGGGGACGCTCTTCATCCGGGCCAACATCGCCTGGTGCCGGCGGAGGAAGACCACGCAGCTGGGGAAGTACCCGGTGCTGGAGGTCATCGCCGTGACCGGGATCACCGCCGTGCTGGCGTACCCCAACCCGTACACCCGGCGCAGCACCAGCGAGCTCATCTCGGAGCTCTTCAACGACTGCGGCGCCCTGGAGTCGTCCCAGCTCTGCGACTACATCAACAACCCCAACATGAGCCGGCCGGTGGACGACATCCCGGACCGGCCGGCCGGGCCCGGCGTCTACAACGCGCTGTGGCAGCTAGCCCTCGCCCTCATCTTCAAGATCGTCATCACCATCTTCACTTTCGGCATGAAG ATCCCCTCGGGCCTCTTCATCCCCAGCATGGCGGTCGGCGCCATCGCCGGGCGGATCGTCGGCATCGCCGTGGAGCAGATGGCGTACCACCACCACGACTGGATCATCTTTAAGAACTGGTGTCGGCCCGGCGCCGACTGCGTCACGCCCGGGCTGTACGCCATGGTGGGGGCGGCGGCCTGTCTGG GCGGCGTGACCCGGATGACCGTCTCCCTGGTGGTCATCATGTTCGAGCTCACCGGCGGCCTGGAGTACATCGTCCCCCTGATGGCGGCCGCCGTCACCAGCAAGTGGGTGGCCGACGCCTTCGGGAAGGAGGGCATCTACGAGTCACACATCCAGCTCAACGGCTACCCGTACCTGGACGTGCGGGACGAGTTCACCCACCGCACGCTGGCCACCGACGTGATGCGGCCGCGCAGGAACGACCCCCCGCTGGCGGTGCTGACGCAGGACAGCACCACGGTGGAGGACGTGGAGACGCTCATCAAAGACACGGACTACAACGGCTTCCCGGTGGTGGTGTCCAGAGAGTCGGAGAGGCTCATCGGCTTCGTGCAGCGCCGGGACCTCACGCTCGCCATCA AGAACGCCCGCCAGAAGCAGGACGGCGTGGTCAGCAGCTCGGTGGTCTACTTCACCGAGGACGCGCCGCAGCTGCCGGCCAGCAACCCGCAGCCGCTGAAGCTGCGCCGCATCCTCAACCTCAGCCCCTTCACCGTCACCGACCACACGCCCATGGAGACGGTGGTCGACATCTTCCGCAAGCTGGGCCTCCGCCAGTGTCTGGTCACCAGGAGCGG acGCCTCCTGGGCATCATCACCAAGAAGGACGTCCTGCGCCACATGGCTCAGATGATGAACCAGGATCCAGAGTCCATCATGTTCAACTGA
- the LOC115383826 gene encoding high affinity cGMP-specific 3',5'-cyclic phosphodiesterase 9A-like produces the protein MEGQTPRGSGMSMKIIYFMINGKLERAEFRADCSATEVKELFRAAAEAEPHHILKMYNMSGTVVNISPRLEANSADSCYRLEVVASDLQSVAMPPELEKMECRLHQLERKVIEDMAKTPEIICELKNQVESFKKKLENVEHLGWMGLLREGNHRHSKAPPKARASHLSVQEERLRVRMKFLNMSSLQVTEEVREHLKTPTFDNWQWEEAEMLVLLQVMYTDLDFLTAFQIEPEALQNFLFEVYCHYNNIPFHNFQHCFCVTQMMYGLIWLTDLRNKLSRVDLLIMLTSALCHDLDHPGYNNVYQINAQTDLALRYNDISPLENHHCAVAFGILAKPECNILKNLSNEQYKLIRGGMIKCILATDMSRHNEILNKFKAMQPVFNFTNKEHKEVLMKIMVKVSDISNEARPMEVAEPWLDCLLQEFFNQSDTEKLKGLPVTPFMDRDKVSKPSSQTSFIRFVLLPLFTELTKLFPCLEQHILEPVRRALEYYSDMEKATKEEEGAKP, from the exons ATGGAGG GTCAAACCCCACGGGGATCTGGGATGTCCATGAAAATCATTTACTTCATGATCAATGGGAAGCTGGAGCGAGCCGAGTTCAGAGCCGACTGCTCGgccacagaggtcaaag AACTGTTCCGGGCGGCAGCAGAGGCGGAGCCGCACCACATCCTGAAGATGTACAACATGAGCGGCACGGTGGTGAACATCTCGCCCAGGCTGGAGGCCAACAGCGCCGACTCCTGCTACCGACTGGAGGTGGTGGCGTCGGACCTGCAGA GTGTGGCGATGCCGCCGGAGCTGGAAAAGATGGAGTGCAG gCTGCATCAGCTGGAGAGGAAAGTGATCGAGGACATGGCCAAGACTCCTGAAATCATCTGTGAGCTGAAGAATCAGGTGGAGTCTttcaagaagaagctggag AACGTGGAGCACCTGGGCTGGATGGGTTTACTGAGAGAGGGCAACCACCGCCACTCCAAGGCGCCTCCGAAGGCCAGAGCGTCTCACCTGAGCGTGCAGGAGGAGCGTCTGCGCGTGCGCATGAAGTTCCTCAACATGAG CTCACTGCAGGTGACGGAAGAAGTGCGAGAGCATCTGAAAACTCCCACTTTCGATAACTG gcagtgggaggaggcggagatgctggtgctgctgcaggtgatgTACACCGACCTGGACTTCCTGACGGCCTTCCAAATCGAGCCGGAGGCGCTGCAGAACTTCCTGTTCGAGGTGTACTGCCACTACAACAACATCCCCTTCCACAACTTCCAGCACTGCTTCTGTGTGACCCAGATG ATGTACGGTCTGATCTGGCTGACGGACCTCAGGAACAAGCTGAGCCGGGTCGACCTGCTCATCATGCTGACCTCGGCGCTCTGCCACGACCTGGACCACCCGGGCTACAACAACGTCTACCAG ATCAACGCTCAGACCGACCTGGCCCTGCGCTACAACGACATCTCGCCGCTGGAAAACCACCACTGCGCCGTGGCCTTTGGCATCCTGGCCAAG CCAGAGTGCAACATCCTGAAGAACCTGAGCAACGAGCAGTACAAGCTCATCCGAGGAGGGATGATCAA gtgtATTCTGGCCACCGACATGTCGAGACACAACGAGATCCTCAACAAGTTCAAAGCCATGCAGCCGGTGTTCAACTTCACCAACAAGGAGCACAAAGAAGTG CTCATGAAGATCATGGTGAAGGTGAGCGACATCTCCAACGAGGCCCGGCCCATGGAGGTGGCCGAGCCGTGGCTCGACTGTCTGCTGCAGGAGTTCTTcaaccag AGCGACACGGAGAAGCTCAAGGGGCTGCCGGTGACGCCGTTCATGGACCGAGACAAAGTGTCCAAGCCGTCGTCCCAGACCAGCTTCATCCGCTTCGTCCTGCTGCCGCTCTTCACCGAACTCACCAAACTCTTCCCCTGCCTGGAG CAACACATCCTGGAGCCGGTGAGGAGGGCTCTGGAGTATTACTCCGACATGGAGAAGGCCACCAAGGAGGAAGAAGGCGCCAAGccgtga